In Apium graveolens cultivar Ventura unplaced genomic scaffold, ASM990537v1 ctg5893, whole genome shotgun sequence, the genomic stretch TGAAAAACTCAATAAATAAACATATGtgaaattatataaaatatgtgcACATGTGTGTGTTTAAAAAATAAAACATGTACCCTTAGTGGACCACCCACTCAGCATGGCAAGTGCAGGAAAGTCACTAATTGTCTATAAAAGTGCAGCCTTCATCATAAATTTGTACGTGAATATATGTCATATGTTTCCACCCCGGTATGCCACAATAATTTCAACTCATCAATTAGCGGCCTAAGATAAACATGTAAGTCTTTTATAGGATCCGTTGGTCCGGGAATAAGAAGAGGCATGAACATGTATGGAGCCTTAGTACAGATAGAGGGGGGAAGATTATACACAACAATCACCACAGGCCATACAGTATACTCCTTGGCATGAGCATCGTGAAAGGGATCAAATCCATTAGTACAGAGTCCGAGTCtaacatttctaatctctttgaaAATTGTGTAAATCTACGATCAAATTGTTTCCATTCATCTCCATCTGCTGGGTGACTTAATTGACCTTCAACAACAACTCTATCATGATGCCATCTCATACATTTTGCAGTTTTCTCAGCCATGAATAAATGCTGCAATCTCGTGGTAATAGGAAAATAACGCAAGATCTTACGCGAGATCTTCTGTTTTTTAGGATCCTTTTGCACTTTGTAACGGTCTTTTTTGCATATATCACACTTGGTCTTCTCACTGTGTTCCTTGTAGAATAACATGCAATCATTCTCACAAGCATCAATCTTTTCATACTCCATGTTCAATCCTCTAATCATCTTTCGTACAGTGTAGTACTTCTCAGGCAACTTATGATCATGAGGGAATACTAATCCAATGAGGTGTAACAAGTCATCAAAACCATTATTACTACAATTATGCCTATTTTTCCAACGAAGCAACTCCATTACAAACTCCAATATTGTAAAATTGGCATTATTTGGATATATTGGTTCGGAAGCGATATTTACCATCTCGTTAAATTCTTTTACTTTTGCATTCGGTTCTTCATCAAAATCTTCGCAATCCTCAAAATCATCATCATGTGCATCATACATATCATCATCTCTGTAGCTAGTGTTGCTAAAACTCGTTCCAACATCGTTGCGTAACACATCTTTTTCCCCATGACAATCCCATCTAGTATACCATTGCATAATACAATGTCGATACAAATCAACTTTCACGGTACTAGGATACTTGTAGTACTCATTACCACAATTTTTGCACCGACATCTTATAAGACCGTTGTCTTCGGGATCAAGATTTTCAATAGTAAATTTAATGAAATTATCCACACCATTTTTGTAATCTTCCGTTAAATATTTTGCCTCATTAAATCGATGACGACCAATCCAACTACGATCGGATGTCATCTACAAAATGATCAATAAAAATAAATTAC encodes the following:
- the LOC141702920 gene encoding uncharacterized protein LOC141702920, which produces MTSDRSWIGRHRFNEAKYLTEDYKNGVDNFIKFTIENLDPEDNGLIRCRCKNCGNEYYKYPSTVKVDLYRHCIMQWYTRWDCHGEKDVLRNDVGTSFSNTSYRDDDMYDAHDDDFEDCEDFDEEPNAKVKEFNEMVNIASEPIYPNNANFTILEFVMELLRWKNRHNCSNNGFDDLLHLIGLVFPHDHKLPEKYYTVRKMIRGLNMEYEKIDACENDCMLFYKEHSEKTKCDICKKDRYKVQKDPKKQKISRKILRYFPITTRLQHLFMAEKTAKCMRWHHDRVVVEGQLSHPADGDEWKQFDRRFTQFSKRLEMLDSDSVLMDLIPFTMLMPRSILYGLW